A region from the Acinonyx jubatus isolate Ajub_Pintada_27869175 chromosome C2, VMU_Ajub_asm_v1.0, whole genome shotgun sequence genome encodes:
- the KCNJ15 gene encoding ATP-sensitive inward rectifier potassium channel 15 has product MDAVHLSMSSAPLVRQPSGGGLKTNRPRVMSKSGHSNVRIDKVDGIYLLYLQDLWTTVIDMKWRYKLTLFAATFVMTWFLFGVIYYAIAFIHGDLEPSEDVSNHTPCIMKVDSLTGAFLFSLESQTTIGYGVRSITEECPHAIFLLVAQLVITTLIEIFITGTFLAKIARPKKRAETIKFSHCAVITKQNGKLCLVIQVANMRKSLLIQCQLSGKLLQTHVTKEGERILLNQATVKFHVDSSSESPFLILPMTFYHVLDETSPLRDLTPQNLKEKEFELVVLLNATVESTSAVCQSRTSYIPEEIYWGFEFVPVVSLSKNGKYVADFSQFEQIRKSPDCTFYCADSEKQKLEEKYRQEEQRERELRTLLLQQSNV; this is encoded by the coding sequence ATGGACGCCGTTCACCTCAGCATGTCCAGCGCTCCCCTCGTGAGGCAGCCTTCAGGAGGTGGACTCAAGACCAACAGGCCCCGAGTCATGTCCAAGAGTGGGCACAGCAATGTGCGAATTGACAAAGTGGATGGCATATACTTACTGTACCTTCAAGACTTGTGGACCACCGTCATCGACATGAAGTGGAGATACAAGCTCACCCTGTTTGCCGCCACATTCGTGATGACGTGGTTCCTTTTTGGAGTGATCTACTACGCCATCGCGTTCATTCATGGGGACTTAGAACCGAGCGAGGACGTTTCGAATCACACCCCCTGCATCATGAAGGTGGACTCTCTCACTGGGGCGTTTCTCTTTTCCCTGGAATCCCAGACGACCATTGGCTACGGAGTCCGTTCCATCACAGAGGAATGCCCTCATGCCATTTTCCTGTTGGTCGCTCAGCTGGTCATCACAACCTTGATTGAGATCTTCATCACAGGCACCTTCCTGGCCAAGATTGCCAGACCCAAAAAGCGGGCGGAGACCATCAAGTTCAGCCACTGCGCGGTCATCACCAAGCAGAACGGGAAGCTGTGTTTGGTGATCCAGGTGGCCAACATGAGGAAGAGCCTCCTGATCCAATGTCAGCTCTCTGGCAAGCTCCTGCAGACCCATGTCACCAAGGAGGGGGAGCGGATCCTGCTCAACCAAGCCACCGTCAAATTCCACGTGGACTCCTCTTCGGAGAGCCCCTTCCTCATTTTGCCCATGACATTCTACCACGTGCTGGATGAGACGAGCCCCCTGAGAGACCTCACGCCCCAAAATCTGAAGGAAAAGGAGTTTGAGCTCGTCGTCCTCCTCAATGCCACCGTGGAATCCACCAGCGCGGTCTGCCAGAGCCGCACGTCTTATATCCCAGAGGAGATCTACTGGGGCTTTGAATTTGTGCCTGTAGTTTCTCTCTCCAAGAACGGAAAGTACGTGGCTGATTTCAGTCAGTTCGAACAGATCCGAAAGAGCCCAGATTGCACCTTTTACTGTGCGGATTCTGAGAAGCAGAAACTTGAGGAGAAGTATaggcaggaggagcagagggaaagggagctgAGAACTCTTTTGTTACAACAGAGCAACGTCTGA